The proteins below are encoded in one region of bacterium:
- a CDS encoding PD40 domain-containing protein → MSRTTLLSALTCSLLLIAPAVPAGACPDRCQHAGHADGLLDHHLTADAETAPAGAEAAATEDADWDVNVPRDPAEPIVFTTDQGTWMSVDVSPDGRRLVFDHLGDIWTVGLAGGPATRLTEGLAWDTQPRYSPDGTEILFTSDRGGGTNLWLMPADGGEPAVLTDTGEKDTNCGAWSPDGEWIAAKRRFTDVSSIGATELWLHHRRGGDGIQVTKKETMPEVSSPDFGPDGRFLYFSSRPSRFRYDRNPHQGLYQVHRFDRLTGKTNPITNRWGGAGRPRISPDGTTLSYISRDGNETVLVLHTLATGAERVLFRGLDHDLQESFAWAGTYPSMDWLPDGSALVLWKGGKLWRVAVADGAAVEIPFSCDVNLPHQEALRFKPDVTGPTLQARILRWMHASPRDGGIVFAALGRLYRADADGTDPQVLRKTDAADAFEFCPRLSPDGKRLAWVSWSDTDKGHVWVGGADGGGARMVSDVPGQWANPTWSPDGKELVALKGSGNTLRGGGLGEELHHEIWILDAAGKAAPRFVTTVDNRGSSQRMPAPFFGPDPARVWFLRSAADNGAELVSVTRDGIDEKVHVKSKYGEEFALSPNGRWLAFKRLHKAFVAPLPDAGLGTLDLADSDGSVKVTLLADDLVDWLHWQDDATITWASAHEFVRQTLANALAAAAAKDEDTGGESGGEGSEGSESGDAGAAAEPAVDPLAPVATPIVLEVPRAAPTGTLVVDGARLITMEGDEVVANGRIVIAGNRIAAVGAAADVAIPAGAEVIDSTGLTAMPGLVDAHAHMGYGALDILPQRDWQYYANLAYGVTATMDPSASTHLVFAQSEMVEAGVMFGPRVYSTGFILYGADIPGRAQTNSYEDALRHVRRMKKQGAFAIKSYMQPKRIQRQWYVKACREEQMLDFPEGGGNFENDMGMILDGHTGIEHTTPVAPLYDDIRQMWSRTRVGYTPTFLVAYGGLSGENWFYQHEAPIWADPKLTRFTPRAVVEARSRRLPVMAYDGDWHHMTVAASAGALEEMGVLVNLGAHGQRQGLGCHWDMWAMAQGGADNLAVLRFGTINPATYIGLGDELGSLKAGKLADVILLEGNPLDDIRNTNTVRWTIKNGEVFDANTMDRTWPEATPRAPFLWE, encoded by the coding sequence ATGTCGCGGACGACCCTCCTGAGCGCCCTGACGTGCAGTCTGCTCCTGATCGCCCCGGCGGTGCCCGCCGGCGCGTGCCCCGACCGCTGCCAGCACGCCGGCCACGCCGACGGCCTCCTGGACCACCACCTGACCGCCGACGCGGAGACCGCCCCGGCGGGGGCCGAGGCCGCCGCGACCGAGGACGCCGACTGGGACGTGAACGTCCCGCGCGACCCCGCCGAGCCGATCGTCTTCACGACCGACCAGGGCACCTGGATGAGCGTCGACGTCTCCCCCGACGGCCGCCGCCTCGTGTTCGATCACCTGGGCGACATCTGGACCGTCGGCCTGGCCGGTGGCCCGGCCACACGCCTGACCGAGGGCCTGGCCTGGGACACGCAGCCGCGTTACAGCCCGGACGGCACCGAGATCCTCTTCACCAGCGACCGCGGCGGCGGCACCAACCTGTGGCTGATGCCCGCGGACGGCGGCGAGCCGGCGGTGCTGACCGACACCGGCGAGAAGGACACCAACTGCGGCGCCTGGAGCCCGGATGGCGAGTGGATCGCCGCCAAGCGGCGCTTCACCGACGTCAGTTCCATCGGCGCCACCGAACTGTGGCTGCACCACCGCCGCGGCGGCGACGGCATCCAGGTGACGAAGAAGGAGACCATGCCCGAGGTCTCGTCGCCCGACTTCGGCCCGGACGGCCGCTTCCTCTACTTCAGCAGCCGCCCGAGCCGCTTCCGCTACGACCGCAACCCGCACCAGGGCCTGTACCAGGTGCACCGCTTCGACCGGCTGACCGGCAAGACGAATCCGATCACGAACCGCTGGGGCGGCGCCGGCCGGCCGCGCATCAGTCCGGACGGCACGACACTCAGCTACATCAGCCGCGACGGCAACGAGACCGTGCTGGTGCTGCACACCCTGGCCACCGGCGCCGAGCGCGTGCTCTTCCGCGGCCTGGACCACGACCTGCAGGAGAGCTTCGCCTGGGCCGGCACCTACCCGTCCATGGACTGGCTGCCCGACGGCTCGGCCCTCGTGCTGTGGAAGGGCGGCAAGCTGTGGCGCGTGGCCGTCGCCGACGGCGCCGCCGTCGAGATCCCCTTCTCCTGCGACGTGAACCTGCCCCACCAGGAGGCCCTGCGCTTCAAGCCCGACGTGACCGGCCCCACCCTGCAGGCCCGCATCTTGCGCTGGATGCACGCCTCGCCCCGCGACGGCGGCATCGTCTTCGCCGCCCTCGGCCGCCTGTACCGGGCCGACGCCGACGGCACGGACCCGCAGGTGCTGCGGAAGACCGACGCCGCCGACGCCTTCGAGTTCTGCCCGCGCCTGAGCCCCGACGGGAAGCGGCTGGCCTGGGTGAGCTGGTCCGACACGGACAAGGGCCACGTGTGGGTTGGCGGCGCCGACGGCGGCGGCGCCCGCATGGTGAGCGACGTGCCCGGCCAATGGGCCAACCCCACCTGGAGCCCCGACGGCAAGGAGCTCGTCGCCCTCAAGGGCAGCGGCAACACCCTGCGCGGCGGCGGCCTCGGCGAGGAGCTGCATCACGAGATCTGGATTCTCGACGCGGCCGGCAAGGCCGCCCCGCGCTTCGTCACCACCGTGGACAACCGCGGCTCGAGCCAGCGCATGCCGGCGCCGTTCTTCGGACCCGATCCGGCGCGGGTCTGGTTCCTGCGCAGCGCGGCCGACAACGGGGCCGAGCTGGTGAGCGTGACCCGCGACGGCATCGACGAGAAGGTGCACGTCAAGAGCAAGTACGGCGAGGAGTTCGCCCTCTCGCCCAACGGCCGCTGGCTCGCCTTCAAGCGCCTGCACAAGGCCTTCGTGGCGCCGCTGCCCGACGCCGGACTCGGCACCCTCGACCTGGCCGACAGCGACGGCAGCGTCAAGGTCACGCTGCTGGCCGACGACCTCGTCGACTGGCTGCACTGGCAGGACGACGCGACGATCACCTGGGCCTCGGCCCACGAGTTCGTGCGGCAGACGCTGGCCAACGCCCTGGCGGCCGCCGCCGCGAAGGACGAGGACACGGGCGGCGAGTCCGGCGGCGAGGGTAGCGAGGGCAGCGAGTCCGGCGACGCCGGGGCCGCCGCGGAACCCGCCGTCGACCCGCTGGCGCCCGTGGCGACGCCCATCGTCCTCGAGGTGCCCCGGGCCGCCCCCACGGGCACCCTGGTCGTCGACGGGGCCCGGCTGATCACCATGGAGGGCGACGAGGTCGTCGCAAACGGCCGCATCGTCATCGCGGGCAACCGCATCGCGGCGGTGGGCGCGGCGGCCGACGTGGCGATCCCCGCCGGGGCCGAGGTCATCGACTCGACGGGGCTGACGGCCATGCCCGGACTGGTCGACGCCCACGCCCACATGGGCTACGGCGCCCTGGACATCCTGCCCCAGCGCGACTGGCAGTACTACGCCAACCTGGCCTACGGCGTCACCGCGACCATGGACCCCTCGGCGAGCACCCACCTGGTTTTCGCCCAGAGCGAGATGGTCGAGGCCGGCGTCATGTTCGGCCCGCGCGTCTACTCGACGGGCTTCATCCTCTACGGGGCCGACATCCCCGGGCGCGCCCAGACCAACAGCTACGAGGACGCCCTGCGCCACGTCCGGCGCATGAAGAAGCAGGGCGCCTTCGCCATCAAGAGCTACATGCAGCCCAAGCGCATCCAGCGGCAGTGGTACGTCAAGGCCTGCCGCGAGGAGCAGATGCTGGATTTCCCCGAGGGTGGCGGCAACTTCGAGAACGACATGGGGATGATCCTCGACGGGCACACGGGCATCGAGCACACGACGCCGGTGGCCCCCCTGTACGACGACATCCGCCAGATGTGGAGCCGCACGCGGGTGGGCTACACCCCGACCTTCCTGGTGGCCTACGGCGGCCTGAGCGGCGAGAACTGGTTCTACCAGCACGAGGCGCCCATCTGGGCCGACCCGAAGCTGACCCGCTTCACGCCGCGCGCGGTGGTCGAGGCCCGGTCGCGGCGGCTGCCGGTGATGGCGTACGACGGCGACTGGCACCACATGACCGTGGCCGCGTCCGCCGGCGCGCTCGAGGAGATGGGTGTGCTCGTGAACCTGGGCGCCCACGGCCAGCGCCAGGGCCTGGGCTGCCACTGGGACATGTGGGCCATGGCCCAGGGCGGCGCCGACAACCTGGCCGTGCTGCGCTTCGGCACCATCAATCCGGCCACCTACATCGGGCTGGGCGACGAACTCGGTTCGCTGAAGGCCGGCAAGCTGGCCGACGTGATCCTGCTCGAGGGCAACCCGCTGGACGACATCCGGAACACCAACACCGTGCGCTGGACCATCAAGAACGGTGAGGTCTTCGACGCGAACACCATGGACCGGACCTGGCCCGAAGCCACGCCGCGCGCGCCGTTCCTCTGGGAATAG